The DNA sequence CTGGATCTCATCATCCGTTCTGCGCTGGCTCACCCGGCGAACGCGGGCAAACTGCGGGCTGACGACATCGCGGACGGCGTGGTCTTCATTGACATGGACATACACGACGCTCCGACAATAGGCTCAGTCATCTGACGCTCAGATGACAATTGTGTTCACTGTAACACGGATTCTATTATCGCATTGTTCAGTCATCATAGCCTGTCACAGGAGGATCTTTGCCCATTTGCCAGAACATGCAGTTGATTTCACCTCTGTGCTGCAGCTCTTCCTCTACGAGATGAAGCAACATATCCCGTATTGTCAATGTGATCGTCCTGGTGCCACGGTGAAACGTGAATTTTTCGTCAAGCATGTCAGGTGAAACGCGGTCCAGGAAACTCATGACTGTTTTGTCTGTTTCACTTTCCTTCTCCCTGATTGCCTGCATAGAAGTGTATGCATCTGCTTCGGGCCTCTTAAAATCTGCCAGGCGATCATTGAACGCATAGGCAATCCACCAGTCGTAGGCCCCCAGCACGTGCAGGAATACACCGTTCAGAAGTCATAGCGTTGTATGACATCCGTTTGAAGCACCGACCGTAGGCTGGTGCAGGGCCGGGGTCTTGCCCCAGAACCGTATCAGGAGGTTCTTCGCGGCATTTACATCCGCGTTGCCGGCGTAGCCACACTTCCGGCAGCAGAAACCCTCCCCGTTCCGGTTCCCCTTCTCGATGTGGCCGCATTCATGGCACCGCTGACTGGTGTATGCCGGTGGAACCCGCTCGAATCGAACACTGTTCGTCTGGCAGGCCATTTCCAGCCGGTTAAGCCAGTTACGGTATGTCCACGCACCGAGACTACGTCGCATATTTTTAGACACGCGACGCTGTGTCTTCCTTCCATGAGAAAGGAGCGTAAGATCCTCAGTCACTATGACTGAGGGACCGGTGGACAGGACTTCCTTCGCCACCTCCGCCATCCGTTGTTTGATGGCACGGCGGGCAGTCTTCTGCCCGTTCGAACCGTGTTTGCATCTCTTGATACGTTCAACCATCGGCCTGATGTCGGTCCCCAGGAGCGTCCCGTCCGAGAGAGCAGCGAGCGTGTTGATGCCCGTATCCACTCCCAGCTCAGGACCAACAGTACGGGATTCCCCCACATCCACCTCGAATGCCATCTGCACAGAGTCCTCGGTGATGATGTAGGACTCCAATCGGCGCGCTCCCGGGTCCTGAGCATAGCGGTGATAGTGCCTGTGGAACAGCACGGGGAGATTCAGCCGAATCTCCCGCCCGACGCTGGCGATGTGGAGCCACGCATCGAATTCAGAACCTGCCTTCGCCGGAGAGAGCGAGGCAATGGTCGAAGAGACATACATCCGCTTGCCCTTATGGACGGGTTTGACAGCATCCTTGCCGTCCCGCTCTCTCGAGGCACGGATCATGTCAATTGCCTCTCTCGCCGCCACCTTGCGAAGACGGGCCGAGAGCCATGTGCCGGGAACGGCAATGACTTCCTTGAGGAGTTCCTTCTTCGGTGGTGGAGGGCCATGCCCCCACCAGAGATTGATGAAATGATTCACCACCCGTCCATACTCCGCCAGGACAGTGGCGAGTGTCTCCCGTTTGATCTGCGTGGCTTCGGAGAGGGAACACCTGGTGGAGCGTATGACCATCATTCGTCACCCACCAGTCTTTCCAGGGCCCTCCATAACGGTCTGTTCGACTCCAGTTTCGCAATCAGTTCGAGTTTGTCCGGTCGTTCATATTGCTTCAAGTCCTCAATGAGAGATTGAACGGACAAGGTTTCTCCGTCCTTGAGCGCATACAGATAATTGTCTGCGGAGAAGTAATCACGCAGGAGTTTTGCCAGGGCCCGGTTGTCCTTCAATAATTTTTTTGCGCTCCCTTTCTCGCCTTCCAAACGGTTACGGTTTTTGAAATACCAATACGCTTTGTTGAGTTTCTCCATGGAGCGGTATCCATAACCCTGGGCGGTTCCATCGAATCCGTCACCGGTTTCCGCAAAGTAGCGCGTCTCGTTTCCGACAACTCTTGTAGTGACCTTCATGCCCGTGCTGCCTCCAGCGCTCTCCTGGCTCTGTTTCCGGCAGACTTGCGTTCGTAGAGTCGTGCACAGAAGAAGGTGAGAACTTCCGTCATGTCCCTCACGAGCTCATCCCGAACTTCACCCTGTTCTATCACAACGCGCCTCCTGCCTGAAGTGTCAAATGAAGCTTCGATATACTCTGCACCAAATCTCGCAAGACGATCACGATGCTCCACGACGATGCCTCCGATCTCGGGATCACGGAGGATGGCGAGCAACTTGGAACGACACTGTCCACTTTTGCTTGAAAATATTGACTCGAAGGCTTCCGCTCAGCATCTTTGTAATGTCTCACAGACTCGTCAGCCTCCCGCTCCTGCCCGGGTCACTGGCAGACATCCTGGTTCGGCCGCTATCATAAGTCACGGTCATGTGTGGCGCTGCATGGGCATCGCCACGGAGCCGATAGCGCGCCATCCTCATGGCATCATTCCAGTCATACAGACTATTTAAACGGCGACAGGGAGAGGTCGCCGAAACACGTTATTTCCACACAACACTGACTGTGTCCGCTGCATAGCAATGAGGGCAATGTCCGCAACTGATGACGAAAGTTATGACTGCAGCGGGCAGCGTTCACAGAAATCATGAAGCAGCGGGAATATCAGAGAAAAATTGACAAGGTCCTTGAAACGTTGATCGTCAAGTCCTGAACCGACTTTCTCGACAACCTTCCCGACCTTGCAACCCTTCTCGGTGGCGCAGGTGACAAGTCGCGCAGTCTGCCGTGCGAGGTCTGCCTTCTGGTCACGTGAAGAGACTCTCGCATACAGGGCAACAGAGGGCGAGGGGGGAGCCAGGGGCAGCACAAGGATAGTTCCTGTGGGCAATCGTGTCGCAGGAACCGGAAGAATCCCTGCCTTGTACCATCTCCAGGCGGTTTCGTAACGCACACCTGCCTGTCGTGCCCACTCGGATAATTTCATCGATACACACCGCCTCTCTGTCTATAAAACGCTATCCTACCTTCAACTGCTCAGAACCCTTGATGGAATAGAATGATGATTCCCTGTTCTTCTCGATTTCAGCCCAGTCAGTCTGCTCCATTGCATCAAGATATTTCTTTCGAACTCTGCTGTTGTATCTGAACAGCCTGAGGATTATTTCCTTCTCATTCATGACTTCAAGTTAACTGCGCCACGAATTTAAGCATAATTGCTTTATTGTGCGAACGAAGACGCTCAATCGCCGAACATGGCTTCAGAATTGTGGCCGAGCTTTTGGCTAAAACACGCATAGCTTCGCAAAAGTTACAAAAGTTTAATAAACAGTCTCAAAATGTAACAACCATGACAAATGCCTTGAAGCCCCTGGCGACGCTGGCCCAGGCCATGGAATCTCAGGTGATGGTTGAGCTCAAAGGA is a window from the Candidatus Sysuiplasma acidicola genome containing:
- a CDS encoding transposase; the encoded protein is MMVIRSTRCSLSEATQIKRETLATVLAEYGRVVNHFINLWWGHGPPPPKKELLKEVIAVPGTWLSARLRKVAAREAIDMIRASRERDGKDAVKPVHKGKRMYVSSTIASLSPAKAGSEFDAWLHIASVGREIRLNLPVLFHRHYHRYAQDPGARRLESYIITEDSVQMAFEVDVGESRTVGPELGVDTGINTLAALSDGTLLGTDIRPMVERIKRCKHGSNGQKTARRAIKQRMAEVAKEVLSTGPSVIVTEDLTLLSHGRKTQRRVSKNMRRSLGAWTYRNWLNRLEMACQTNSVRFERVPPAYTSQRCHECGHIEKGNRNGEGFCCRKCGYAGNADVNAAKNLLIRFWGKTPALHQPTVGASNGCHTTL
- a CDS encoding recombinase family protein, which translates into the protein MKLSEWARQAGVRYETAWRWYKAGILPVPATRLPTGTILVLPLAPPSPSVALYARVSSRDQKADLARQTARLVTCATEKGCKVGKVVEKVGSGLDDQRFKDLVNFSLIFPLLHDFCERCPLQS
- a CDS encoding DinB family protein is translated as MLGAYDWWIAYAFNDRLADFKRPEADAYTSMQAIREKESETDKTVMSFLDRVSPDMLDEKFTFHRGTRTITLTIRDMLLHLVEEELQHRGEINCMFWQMGKDPPVTGYDD